The Mesorhizobium loti genome includes a region encoding these proteins:
- the fhuB gene encoding Fe(3+)-hydroxamate ABC transporter permease FhuB, producing MAEDAAAIAQGGKPASAGRAFPWSFLGNQPIGAILLCALLITAAAAATVSNLAVQLPSALWMQSLAAPHIADMRQVLVHYAFLPRLAVSLLCGAALGLAGTVLQQVLRNPLASPETVGVSAGAYLALALATLLSPSLFAFGREWVALAGAFIALAAVFALSWHKGLSPLSVVLAGLVVSLYAGAIGAALIVLRHEWLASLFIWGAGSLGQQDWSTTLWLLPRIGTAALAIFLMVRPLTLLGLDDEGARSLGVPLGAYRFAGLAAAVALIAFVVAAVGVIGFVGLAAATLARIGGARRLGQQLVMAPLIGGALLWAADQGVQIATGPQGDLLPTGAITALLGAPLLLWLLPRLALGSEAPALTAERLPRSSRPGLMLAMIGLALLLLLGLALLYGPGPHGWTFAFGDELRPLLAWRWPRVLAALSAGAMLALAGLMMQRLTGNPMASPEVLGISAGAALGMMVALFALVDAGRPVQTAAATIGAFAALLVTLAIGRRAAYAPERLLLAGVALTALFDALILVLTATGDPRAMLLLNWLTGSTYGVDVGAALLTGGIAVCLFALAPLFMRWLDILPLGPAAIQGLGINLKMTRLLVLLVVAALTAASTLIVGPLTFIGLMAPHLARRLGLSRALPQAIGAVLAGALIMVAADWIGRTAIFPRQIPAGLVATLIGGPVLMWLLRRR from the coding sequence GTGGCTGAGGATGCTGCGGCCATTGCCCAAGGGGGAAAGCCCGCGTCGGCCGGCCGGGCCTTCCCATGGAGCTTCCTTGGCAATCAGCCGATAGGCGCGATCCTGCTTTGTGCGCTGCTGATCACGGCAGCGGCAGCGGCGACCGTCTCGAACCTCGCGGTGCAGCTGCCATCGGCGCTCTGGATGCAATCGCTCGCCGCCCCCCACATCGCCGACATGCGGCAGGTGCTCGTCCACTATGCCTTCCTGCCTCGGCTTGCCGTCAGCCTTCTGTGTGGTGCGGCGCTCGGGCTTGCCGGAACCGTCCTGCAACAGGTTCTGCGCAATCCGCTCGCCTCGCCCGAAACGGTCGGCGTCTCGGCTGGCGCCTATCTGGCGCTGGCACTGGCGACGCTTCTGTCGCCATCCCTGTTTGCCTTCGGCCGCGAATGGGTGGCGCTGGCCGGCGCATTCATTGCCCTTGCCGCGGTCTTCGCTTTGTCCTGGCACAAGGGCCTGTCGCCGCTTTCGGTCGTGCTGGCGGGGCTCGTGGTCAGCCTCTATGCCGGCGCCATCGGCGCCGCTCTCATTGTGCTGCGGCATGAATGGCTGGCCAGCCTGTTCATCTGGGGCGCCGGTTCGCTCGGCCAGCAGGACTGGTCGACGACGCTGTGGCTTTTGCCGCGCATCGGCACTGCCGCGCTGGCGATCTTCCTCATGGTGCGGCCGCTGACCTTGCTTGGCCTCGACGACGAAGGCGCGCGCAGCCTTGGCGTGCCGCTCGGCGCCTACCGCTTCGCCGGACTGGCGGCCGCCGTCGCGCTGATCGCCTTTGTCGTTGCCGCTGTCGGCGTCATCGGTTTCGTCGGCCTGGCCGCCGCGACGCTTGCGCGCATTGGCGGCGCCCGACGGCTGGGCCAGCAGCTGGTGATGGCGCCGCTGATCGGCGGCGCGTTGCTGTGGGCCGCCGACCAAGGCGTGCAGATCGCGACCGGGCCGCAAGGCGACCTGCTGCCGACCGGGGCGATCACCGCACTTCTCGGCGCGCCGCTGCTGCTCTGGTTGCTGCCGCGCCTTGCCCTTGGCTCGGAAGCCCCGGCATTGACGGCCGAGCGCCTGCCACGATCAAGCCGGCCCGGCCTGATGTTGGCGATGATCGGCCTGGCTCTGCTTTTGCTGCTCGGGCTGGCCTTGCTCTATGGACCAGGCCCGCATGGCTGGACCTTCGCTTTCGGCGATGAGCTGCGGCCCCTGCTGGCGTGGCGGTGGCCTCGCGTGCTCGCCGCGCTGAGCGCCGGCGCCATGCTGGCGCTTGCCGGGCTGATGATGCAGCGGCTGACCGGCAATCCGATGGCCAGCCCCGAAGTGCTTGGCATCAGCGCCGGCGCCGCACTCGGCATGATGGTGGCGCTGTTTGCGCTCGTCGATGCCGGACGCCCGGTTCAGACGGCGGCGGCAACCATCGGCGCCTTCGCCGCTTTGCTGGTGACGCTGGCGATCGGCCGCCGTGCCGCCTATGCACCGGAGCGGCTGTTGCTCGCCGGCGTTGCCCTGACCGCCTTGTTCGACGCGCTGATCCTGGTGCTCACCGCCACCGGCGATCCTCGCGCCATGTTGCTGCTCAACTGGCTCACCGGTTCGACCTATGGCGTCGATGTCGGCGCCGCCCTGCTGACCGGTGGCATTGCCGTCTGCCTCTTCGCGCTCGCGCCTCTCTTCATGCGCTGGCTCGACATCCTGCCGCTCGGACCCGCCGCGATTCAAGGCCTTGGCATAAACCTGAAAATGACGCGGCTTCTGGTGCTGCTGGTGGTCGCGGCACTCACCGCTGCCTCGACGCTGATCGTCGGCCCGCTGACCTTCATCGGCCTGATGGCGCCGCACCTTGCCCGTCGCCTCGGTCTTTCCCGTGCGCTGCCGCAGGCCATTGGCGCGGTGCTCGCCGGCGCGCTGATCATGGTCGCCGCCGACTGGATCGGCCGCACCGCCATCTTCCCGCGCCAGATCCCGGCCGGTCTCGTCGCCACGCTGATCGGCGGCCCGGTGCTGATGTGGCTGCTGCGCCGCCGCTGA
- a CDS encoding transcriptional regulator, with protein MPYLFEDFALDGDRRELRRGNDLISIEPQVFDLLQYLIRNRERVVSKDDLIDAVWQGRIVSDATLASRINAARNALRDSGEEQRLIRTILRRGFRFVGTAREEGEATAPIPQPKPGLGIPARPSIAVLPFVNLSGDPEQDYFADGMVEDIITGLSRIRWLFIIARNSSFSYKGRAVDVKQVGHELGVRYVLEGSVRKVGSRVRITGQLIDAEDGSHLWAERYDRELTDVFALQDEITVSVVAAIEPNLRRAEIERVKRQRPDSLDAYDLLLRALPDVYTFMPQGAAKGLPLLDQALAIEPTYALAHGFAAWAHQSLFVRGGMKPENRERSIRHAHAAIEHGSGDAMALALAGFTIGIVEHDRRLADEAFAQALTLSASCAFVYAFGCVSVAYGGDAARAIDWGEQALRLNPLDTMSCVPQGMIGFGNFLTGRHEQAVLSGRRAVEMNPGFSMLHGWLAAPLARLGRIDEAKAAGARLLSLDPHFSIGRWSAAVGLSPDIVDDVTDAMRIAGLPA; from the coding sequence TTGCCGTATCTCTTCGAGGATTTTGCCCTGGACGGCGATCGGCGCGAACTGCGCCGCGGCAACGACCTGATTTCCATCGAGCCGCAGGTGTTCGACCTGCTGCAATATCTGATCCGCAATCGCGAGCGGGTGGTCAGCAAGGACGATCTGATCGATGCGGTCTGGCAGGGGCGCATCGTCTCCGACGCCACGCTCGCCAGCCGCATCAACGCCGCGCGAAATGCACTCCGCGACAGCGGCGAGGAGCAGCGCCTGATCCGCACCATTCTGCGCCGGGGTTTTCGCTTCGTCGGCACCGCCCGCGAGGAAGGCGAGGCGACGGCGCCGATACCGCAACCGAAGCCTGGCCTGGGCATTCCCGCCCGTCCGTCCATCGCCGTGCTGCCCTTCGTGAACCTCAGCGGCGATCCGGAGCAGGATTACTTTGCCGACGGCATGGTCGAGGACATCATCACCGGTCTGTCGCGGATCCGCTGGCTGTTCATCATCGCGCGAAATTCCTCCTTCAGCTACAAGGGCCGTGCGGTGGATGTGAAGCAGGTCGGACACGAGCTCGGCGTGCGCTATGTGCTGGAAGGCAGCGTGCGCAAGGTGGGTAGCCGCGTGCGCATCACCGGCCAGCTCATCGATGCGGAGGACGGCAGCCATCTGTGGGCCGAACGCTACGACCGCGAACTGACCGATGTGTTCGCACTGCAGGACGAGATCACCGTCAGCGTGGTCGCGGCAATAGAGCCCAATCTGCGCCGGGCCGAGATCGAACGCGTCAAGCGCCAGCGCCCCGACAGTCTCGACGCCTATGATCTTCTGCTGCGCGCGCTGCCCGATGTCTACACCTTCATGCCGCAGGGTGCGGCCAAGGGCCTGCCGCTGCTCGACCAGGCGCTCGCCATCGAACCAACCTATGCCCTTGCCCATGGCTTTGCCGCCTGGGCGCATCAGTCGCTGTTCGTGCGCGGCGGCATGAAACCGGAGAATCGGGAAAGATCGATCCGCCATGCCCATGCGGCGATAGAGCATGGCTCGGGCGACGCCATGGCGCTCGCTCTGGCCGGATTTACCATCGGGATCGTGGAGCATGATCGTAGACTTGCCGACGAGGCGTTTGCGCAGGCTTTGACGCTCAGCGCCTCCTGCGCCTTCGTCTATGCCTTCGGCTGCGTGTCGGTAGCGTATGGCGGCGACGCTGCCCGGGCGATCGACTGGGGCGAGCAAGCGTTACGGCTGAACCCTCTCGACACCATGAGCTGCGTACCGCAAGGCATGATCGGATTCGGCAATTTTCTCACCGGCCGGCACGAGCAGGCCGTCTTATCAGGCCGGCGGGCGGTGGAAATGAACCCCGGATTCAGCATGCTGCACGGATGGCTGGCCGCACCGCTGGCCAGGCTCGGGCGGATCGACGAGGCAAAAGCGGCGGGAGCGCGGCTTTTGTCGCTCGACCCGCATTTTTCCATCGGCCGCTGGTCCGCCGCCGTAGGACTTTCGCCAGATATCGTCGATGACGTCACCGATGCCATGCGGATTGCAGGCTTGCCGGCGTAG
- a CDS encoding alpha/beta hydrolase, with amino-acid sequence MSKSTPALIADTTVHDFVPVHGGAPWRIFLHVPSGPVPEAGWPVLYMTDGNAVIGTAVDAMRAQAFYPTGTNVGWGVIVAIGYPVEGAYDPLRRSWDLGPPPGKTYPPFYEGTPEVRTGGAGEFLAFIEDELKPWVAGRVTVDASRQALYGHSFGGLFALYALFTRPSAFQTWIAASPAIYWEDRAIDRFLETFEAAVPDGLTATMILSAGEYETEKLAPFQIGAEDEEKRLQQKKVTRTDEFARAMAERLDAFPGVRASFELHAGENHMSILPVTVNRAVQAAFAVRGKDTALC; translated from the coding sequence ATGTCGAAGTCGACGCCAGCCCTGATCGCCGACACCACCGTCCACGACTTCGTCCCGGTGCATGGCGGCGCGCCCTGGCGGATATTCCTGCACGTGCCCTCCGGGCCAGTGCCCGAGGCCGGCTGGCCTGTGCTCTACATGACCGACGGCAACGCCGTCATAGGCACGGCGGTCGACGCCATGCGCGCACAGGCCTTCTATCCCACGGGCACCAATGTCGGCTGGGGCGTCATCGTCGCCATCGGCTATCCCGTAGAGGGCGCTTATGACCCGCTGCGCCGCTCATGGGATCTCGGCCCACCGCCGGGCAAGACCTATCCGCCCTTCTACGAGGGCACGCCCGAAGTCCGGACCGGTGGGGCAGGGGAATTCCTTGCCTTCATCGAGGACGAGCTGAAGCCATGGGTCGCCGGTCGGGTCACGGTCGATGCAAGCCGCCAGGCGCTTTACGGCCATTCCTTCGGTGGCCTGTTCGCGCTCTACGCCCTGTTCACGCGGCCTTCGGCCTTCCAGACCTGGATCGCGGCGAGCCCCGCCATCTATTGGGAAGACCGTGCCATCGACCGCTTTCTCGAAACGTTCGAGGCGGCCGTTCCCGATGGCCTGACGGCGACCATGATCCTGTCGGCCGGCGAATATGAGACAGAGAAGCTGGCGCCGTTCCAGATCGGCGCCGAGGACGAGGAAAAGCGCCTGCAGCAGAAGAAGGTGACACGCACCGACGAATTCGCGCGGGCCATGGCGGAGCGGCTTGATGCTTTCCCGGGCGTGCGCGCGAGCTTCGAACTGCATGCCGGCGAGAACCACATGTCGATCCTGCCGGTAACGGTCAATCGCGCCGTGCAGGCAGCATTTGCGGTGAGGGGGAAGGATACCGCCCTTTGCTGA
- a CDS encoding ABC transporter substrate-binding protein, producing MAALESHGAGRLRGRITRRGALGLFVLPFAAIASPSAAAKPLRIVCLDDGLAETLLMLGVNPVAIAGRDIWETWVVEPPLPPDIADVGTLLEPNLELLQQLKPDIILSMPYLVGIKPLLERVAPVTTIGLYTEAGQPYQRAIEATRQLAGLVGKESEGEALIAATDACFSEVRQQLAPLSARPIYVVSFMDPRNVRVYGKKSLFQEVFDRIGLGNAWTAETNYWGFSTVGIDGLATSSDARLAYLEPLPEGAGGTLTESPVWNAMPFVRNRSIMRLPAVHMFGALPSATRFARVLASAMTAEAARG from the coding sequence ATGGCGGCCCTTGAATCCCACGGGGCTGGCCGTCTGCGCGGTCGGATCACCCGGCGCGGCGCGCTGGGACTTTTCGTTCTGCCCTTCGCCGCAATTGCATCGCCATCTGCCGCGGCGAAACCGTTGCGCATCGTCTGCCTGGATGACGGCCTGGCCGAGACTTTGCTCATGCTCGGCGTCAACCCGGTTGCCATCGCCGGCCGCGACATCTGGGAGACCTGGGTGGTCGAACCGCCGCTGCCGCCTGACATCGCCGATGTCGGCACGCTGCTCGAACCCAATCTCGAATTGCTGCAGCAGCTCAAGCCCGACATCATTCTGTCCATGCCGTATCTCGTAGGCATCAAGCCGCTGCTCGAACGCGTGGCGCCGGTGACGACGATCGGGCTCTATACCGAAGCCGGGCAGCCCTATCAGCGCGCCATCGAGGCAACCCGCCAGCTCGCCGGGCTTGTCGGCAAGGAAAGCGAAGGCGAAGCGCTGATCGCGGCGACGGATGCGTGTTTTTCAGAAGTTCGCCAGCAGCTGGCGCCGCTTTCGGCGCGGCCGATCTATGTCGTCAGCTTCATGGACCCGCGCAATGTGCGCGTCTACGGCAAGAAGAGTCTGTTTCAGGAGGTGTTCGACCGCATCGGGCTCGGCAATGCCTGGACGGCCGAGACCAATTATTGGGGATTTTCGACCGTCGGCATCGACGGGCTGGCGACATCCAGCGACGCGCGCCTCGCCTATCTCGAACCCTTGCCCGAGGGCGCCGGCGGCACGCTGACCGAAAGTCCGGTCTGGAACGCCATGCCTTTCGTGCGCAACCGCTCGATCATGCGCCTTCCCGCCGTCCATATGTTCGGCGCGCTTCCGTCCGCCACCCGTTTTGCCCGGGTCCTGGCGTCGGCGATGACCGCGGAGGCCGCCCGTGGCTGA
- a CDS encoding helix-turn-helix domain-containing protein, with amino-acid sequence MPDRPFYQPGASSVEGLPLALQMFHNHPLVMLKPHWHAQVEVNFIVRGSVHYRMNEHEIALSAGEMCLFWGGLPHQMDDLSDDAIYAGAHLPLVHFFRLHLPTDVRHRLMTGATLVTGATDPADHHNFERWNRYFRSKDPAMTEHAVNELLLRLERVRFEPYRLVPGTATGQETGSPFDQQSSRNVGRMCDFIAENFLYDIDCVNIAAAADIHPKYAMSLFKKSTGMTLNEYVNLLRLSYAQALLMHQDANVLRVAMDSGFGSLSAFNKSFRKLAGMSPSDFRRGVTGAR; translated from the coding sequence ATGCCGGATCGGCCGTTCTACCAGCCTGGCGCCAGCAGCGTGGAAGGCCTGCCGCTGGCCTTGCAGATGTTTCACAACCATCCGCTGGTGATGCTCAAGCCGCATTGGCATGCCCAGGTCGAGGTCAATTTCATCGTGCGCGGCAGCGTGCACTACCGCATGAACGAACATGAGATCGCACTGTCGGCGGGCGAGATGTGCCTGTTCTGGGGCGGCCTGCCGCACCAGATGGACGATCTGTCCGACGACGCCATCTATGCCGGCGCGCATCTGCCGCTGGTGCATTTCTTCCGCTTGCATTTGCCGACGGATGTCCGCCATCGGCTGATGACCGGCGCCACGCTGGTGACCGGCGCCACCGACCCGGCCGACCACCACAATTTCGAGCGCTGGAACCGCTACTTCCGCTCGAAAGATCCGGCCATGACCGAGCATGCCGTGAACGAGTTGCTCCTGCGGCTGGAGCGGGTACGGTTCGAGCCCTACCGGCTGGTGCCCGGAACCGCGACCGGGCAGGAAACGGGCAGCCCGTTCGACCAGCAATCGTCGCGCAATGTCGGGCGCATGTGCGATTTCATCGCCGAGAACTTCCTCTACGACATCGATTGCGTGAACATCGCGGCCGCCGCCGACATCCATCCCAAATACGCCATGAGCCTGTTCAAGAAATCGACCGGCATGACGCTCAACGAATATGTCAACCTGCTGCGGCTGAGCTACGCCCAGGCGCTGTTGATGCATCAGGACGCCAATGTGCTGCGCGTCGCCATGGATTCGGGCTTCGGCTCGCTCAGCGCCTTCAACAAGTCTTTCCGCAAGCTGGCCGGCATGTCGCCCTCCGATTTTCGCAGGGGCGTGACCGGCGCCAGATAG
- a CDS encoding alpha/beta hydrolase — protein sequence MSNNAAKSVVLVHGGFVDGSGWDGVYQILKKDGYDVTIVQNPTTSLADDVAVTKRAIAAAAGNVILVGHSYGGVVVSEAGTDPKVAAVVYIAAFAPDAGESVSSLIANPPPGASVPPILPPVDGFLMLDKAKFAASFAADVRPSLASFMADSQVPWGVAALEGKVTAPAWKVKPSWYLVATDDRMIPPPAQRQMATRAQATTVEVPGSHAVYVSNPAAVAKLIEQAAAGKN from the coding sequence ATGTCGAACAACGCAGCAAAGTCCGTCGTCCTCGTGCATGGCGGCTTCGTCGATGGCTCCGGCTGGGACGGCGTCTACCAGATCCTCAAGAAGGACGGCTATGACGTGACCATCGTCCAGAACCCGACGACCTCGCTCGCCGACGATGTCGCCGTGACCAAGCGCGCCATCGCCGCCGCTGCCGGCAACGTCATCCTGGTTGGCCACTCCTATGGCGGCGTGGTGGTGTCGGAAGCCGGCACCGATCCGAAGGTGGCGGCTGTCGTCTATATCGCGGCCTTCGCGCCGGACGCCGGAGAGTCGGTTTCGAGCCTGATCGCCAACCCGCCGCCCGGAGCCTCGGTGCCGCCGATCCTGCCGCCCGTCGACGGCTTCCTGATGCTCGACAAGGCCAAGTTCGCCGCCTCGTTCGCCGCCGATGTCCGTCCCTCGCTCGCCTCCTTCATGGCGGATTCGCAGGTGCCGTGGGGTGTGGCGGCGCTCGAAGGCAAGGTCACCGCTCCGGCCTGGAAGGTCAAGCCCTCGTGGTATCTGGTCGCCACCGACGACCGCATGATCCCCCCGCCGGCGCAGCGCCAGATGGCAACCCGCGCCCAGGCGACGACGGTCGAGGTTCCCGGCAGCCATGCCGTCTATGTCTCCAACCCCGCAGCCGTCGCCAAGCTCATCGAACAGGCGGCCGCCGGCAAGAACTGA
- a CDS encoding sugar ABC transporter permease has product MRNRNATAYRFLTPYLLIFAIFWVWPIISSFMISFQATRTVPWRFAPGFNWGRLIGDPAFFNALKNTLLILVIQVPVMISLALVMAVLLNSPLLKARGLYRFAFFAPVVVGEVAYSAVFRLMFNLDFGIINKLLNSVGLPKIDWFSNVTPAMALIMIAVTWRWAGYNAIILLAGMQSIPEDVYEAATLDRVSKLKQFFYITLPLLKPVIVFCLVLSIIGTMQLFTEPFLITERGGPGGGTETLGLLLYRQGFRSLNFGYASAVAYTMAGLAIAITLAQLWLTREPK; this is encoded by the coding sequence ATGCGCAACCGCAACGCCACGGCCTATCGCTTCCTCACGCCCTATCTGCTGATCTTCGCAATCTTCTGGGTGTGGCCGATCATCAGCTCCTTCATGATCTCCTTCCAGGCGACGCGCACCGTGCCGTGGCGGTTCGCGCCAGGCTTCAACTGGGGCCGGTTGATCGGCGATCCGGCCTTTTTCAACGCGCTGAAGAACACGCTGCTCATCCTGGTCATCCAGGTGCCGGTGATGATCTCGCTGGCGCTCGTCATGGCGGTGCTTTTGAACTCGCCGCTCTTGAAGGCGCGCGGCCTCTACCGCTTTGCCTTCTTCGCCCCGGTGGTGGTCGGCGAGGTCGCCTATTCGGCGGTGTTCCGGCTGATGTTCAACCTCGATTTCGGCATCATCAACAAGCTCTTGAACAGCGTCGGCCTGCCCAAGATCGACTGGTTCTCCAATGTCACGCCGGCGATGGCGCTGATCATGATCGCGGTGACCTGGCGCTGGGCCGGTTACAACGCCATCATCCTGCTCGCCGGCATGCAGTCCATTCCCGAAGATGTTTACGAGGCGGCGACGCTCGACCGCGTCAGCAAGCTCAAGCAGTTCTTCTATATCACCCTGCCGCTCTTGAAGCCGGTCATCGTGTTCTGCCTCGTGCTGTCGATCATCGGCACCATGCAGCTGTTCACCGAGCCGTTCCTGATCACCGAGCGCGGCGGGCCGGGCGGCGGCACGGAGACGCTTGGCCTGCTGCTTTACCGCCAGGGTTTTCGGTCGCTCAATTTCGGCTATGCCTCGGCCGTTGCCTACACCATGGCCGGGCTGGCGATCGCCATCACGCTGGCGCAGCTGTGGCTGACGAGGGAACCGAAATGA
- a CDS encoding extracellular solute-binding protein, with translation MRITLTCAALALALGSAPAFAQSGEITIWSWNIAASSLKATVAGFNKQFPDVKVTVQDLGNQPTYDKSIAGCAAGGVGLPDIVSVENGEAENYWSQFPDCFVDLHTLGYSAEDQAKFPDFKRTELEVGDKAYAMPWDSGPVAAFYRRDFYEKAGVDPALIKTWDDFIAAGKKIQAANPGVTMTNADFNGDSEFFRMISNEQGCAYFSADGQSITVNQPKCVDAMTKVKEMKDAGIISSADWGTKITNNTAGTVATQIYGGWYEGTIRTESAGENGKWGVYLMPSLTADGPRAANLGGSSLAITSASKNKEAAYAYLKYTLGTNEGQITMLKEFGLVPSLVSALNDPYVSQGLPYWGGQAVWKDILGTLPKVVPSRGTPFQSDAEIIVRAVQTKYLGGGYPDAKAALDDAASQIAAATGLPVKS, from the coding sequence ATGCGCATCACATTGACCTGCGCCGCGCTCGCGCTTGCCCTGGGCTCAGCCCCGGCCTTTGCGCAATCCGGCGAAATCACCATCTGGAGCTGGAATATCGCAGCTTCATCGCTGAAGGCGACCGTTGCCGGCTTCAACAAGCAATTTCCCGACGTCAAGGTCACGGTCCAGGATCTCGGCAACCAGCCGACCTACGACAAGTCGATCGCCGGCTGTGCCGCCGGCGGCGTCGGCCTGCCCGACATCGTCTCGGTCGAAAACGGCGAGGCCGAGAATTATTGGAGTCAGTTCCCCGACTGCTTCGTCGACCTGCATACGCTGGGCTACAGCGCCGAGGACCAGGCGAAATTCCCCGATTTCAAGCGCACCGAGCTCGAAGTCGGTGACAAGGCCTACGCGATGCCGTGGGATTCGGGTCCGGTCGCCGCCTTCTATCGCCGCGACTTCTACGAGAAGGCCGGCGTCGACCCGGCGTTGATCAAGACCTGGGACGATTTCATCGCCGCCGGCAAGAAAATCCAGGCCGCCAATCCGGGCGTCACCATGACCAACGCCGATTTCAATGGCGATAGCGAATTCTTCCGCATGATCTCCAACGAACAGGGCTGCGCCTATTTCTCCGCCGACGGCCAGTCGATCACGGTCAACCAGCCAAAATGCGTCGATGCCATGACCAAGGTCAAGGAGATGAAGGACGCCGGCATCATCTCGTCCGCCGACTGGGGCACCAAGATCACCAACAACACCGCCGGCACGGTCGCCACACAGATCTATGGCGGCTGGTATGAAGGCACTATCCGCACGGAATCGGCCGGTGAAAACGGCAAATGGGGCGTCTATCTGATGCCGAGCCTCACGGCCGACGGGCCGCGCGCCGCCAATCTCGGCGGGTCCTCGCTGGCCATCACATCGGCGTCCAAGAACAAGGAGGCCGCCTACGCCTATCTGAAGTATACGCTCGGAACCAATGAAGGCCAGATCACGATGCTGAAGGAGTTCGGCCTGGTGCCATCGCTGGTGTCGGCGCTCAATGACCCCTATGTCTCGCAAGGCCTGCCTTATTGGGGTGGCCAGGCGGTGTGGAAGGACATCCTCGGCACCTTGCCCAAGGTTGTTCCGAGCCGCGGCACGCCGTTCCAGAGCGATGCCGAAATCATCGTCCGCGCCGTGCAGACCAAATATCTGGGCGGCGGCTACCCCGACGCCAAGGCGGCGCTCGACGATGCCGCAAGCCAGATCGCGGCGGCGACCGGATTGCCCGTCAAATCGTGA